The sequence TCACCACCGCGACCCTCGTCATCTCGACCTCCCGTGGACCGGCTTTCGGGGCGGACCATGCCGCCCCCGCGCGGGACCAGGCATTGACCGAGGTCAAGAGCGGGCGGAGAGGCCGGCGAGCTTTGATGCGCATCAACGCGGGTCAGGCGCCCCTGGGGAAGGATGCGGCGCAAACGCCTCCGGGGAGACGCCGCAGCATGGACTTAAAGGACCTGATCCTGTTCCTGGAGGCGGGCGCGCCGTGCGAGGCGCGGATTGGCCTCGCCGTCGGCCTGGCCGAGCAGTTCGGGGCCAGCCTCACCACCCTACTGGCGCCGCTGGAGCCGCCGGTGGCGATCCCGGACGGGTTCGCGATCGGGCCCCTGGGGGTGAGCGAGGTGCTGGAGCGGCGCGAGGCCGAGGCCGCCCAGGCGATGACGCTGGTGCGGGACGCCCTGGACGCAGCCCTGTCGGGCCGCGATATCCGGCACGCGGAGTTAGAGACCCTGGCCGGCGAGACGCCGCAGGGCCTGGGCCAACGCGCGCGCTGCCACGACCTGGCGATCCTGCGCCGCCCACAGGCGCACGACCTCGCCGGCCACGCCCTGGCCGAAGCCGTCGCCCTGGCCAGCGGCGCGCCGTGCCTGCTGGTCCCCGATGCGCCGGCGCCGAGGGTCCCGTTCTCACGCATCATGATCGGCTGGAACGGTTCGCGCGAGGCCAAGCGCGCGCTGCAGGACGCCCTGCCGCTGCTGCAGCGGGCCAGTTTCGTACGCCTGCTGGCCGTGGGCGGCGAGTCGGGGACGCTCCCGGACCGCGCCTCCCGCGAGGACATCACGAAGCTCTTGGCCCTGCACGGCGTGGCGGCCGGGTTCGAGCGGATCGACGCCCGGGGCGAGGACGCCGGCGCGGCCATGTTGGGCGCCTGCGCGGCGCTGAAGGCCGATCTTCTGATCATGGGCGCCTATGGCCACTCGCGCACCAAGGAGCTGGTCCTGGGCGGGGCGACGCGCACCGTGCTGGCGAAAGCTTCGCTGCCGGTTCTGCTGTCGCATTGACGCCGAGCCGCTTTGCCTCCGGCTGCAGGCGGCTCTATGGTCCGCCCAAGGCGGCGAGACCGCCGTTGCAAGACCTGGGGGAGCGTGCTTTGCGCAAGATTCTGACGGCTTCAATCCTGGCCGCGTGCCTCGCCTCGCCCGCCCTCGCCGCCACGCCGGCCGAACAGGCGCGCTGGAAGCACGAGGCGGCGGCGGTGACCATCACCCGCGACGACTGGGGTATCGCCCATGTGCGCGGCAAGACCGACGCCGACGCGGTGTTCGGCATGGTCTACGCCCAGGCCGAGGACGACTTCAACCGCGTGGAGACCAACTTCATCAACGCCCAGGGCCGCCTGGCCGAGGCGGAGGGTGAGAGCGCGGTCTGGCAGGACCTGAGGATGAAGCTGTTCATCGACCCGGCGACGCTGAAGGCCGACTATGCGGCCAGCCCGGCCTGGCTGAAGAAGCTGATGGTCGCCTGGGCCGACGGGCTGAACGACTATCTGGCCACCCATCCGGCTGTAAAGCCGCGGGTGATCCGGCATTTCGAGCCCTGGATGGCGCTGAGCTTCTCGGAAGGCAGCATCGGCGGCGACATCGAGCGGGTCGACCTCGAGAAGCTGGCGGCCTTCTACGGCAAGACCCAGGTCGCGGCGGCCTCAGGGCCGGTGTTCTACCAGGAACCGACGGGGTCGAACGGCATCGCCATCGCGCCGTCGAATACGGTGGATCACCACGCCCTGCTGCTGATCAACCCGCACACCTCGTTCTTCTTCCGCTCCGAGGAGCAGGTGACGAGCGGCGAGGGACTGAACGTCTACGGCGCCTCCACCTGGGGCCAGTTCTTCGTCTATCAGGGCTTCAACGCCCACGCCGGCTGGATGCACACCTCCAGCGGCATCGACAATGTCGACACCTTCGCCGAGACCATCGTCAGGAAGGACGGCAAGCTGTTCTATCGCTACGGCGCTGACCTGAAGCCGGTGACCACCTCGAAGATCACGGTGCCCTATCGCACGGCCGCAGGTTCGATGGCGTCGAAGACCTTCACCGTCTATCGCACCCAGCATGGCCCGATTATCCGCGCCGACGGCGACAAGTGGATCGCCATCGCCCTGATGAACACCCCGATGAAGGCGCTGGAACAGTCCTGGCTGCGCACCAAGGCGAGCGACTACAGGAGCTATATGAAGGTGGCCGAGCTGAAGGCCAATTCCTCGAACAACACCCTGTTCGCCGACGACAAGGGCGAGATCGCCTATCTGCACCCTCAGTTCATCCCGGTGCGCAATGACAAATACGACTACACCCACCCCGTCGACGGCTCGAACCCGGATACCGACTGGAAGGGGCTGCACACGCTCGATCAGGCGCCGCACCTTCTGAATCCGCCGAACGGCTGGGTGTTCAACACCAACAACTGGCCCTATTCGGCGGCCGGGCCGGATAGCCCCAAGATCAGCGACTATCCTCGCTATATGGACACGGCCGGCGAGAACCCGCGCGGCCAGCACGCCACGCGCCTTTTGACCGGCAAGACGGACTTCACCCTCGAAGGCCTGATGCATGCAGCCTACGATTCCTACCAGCCGGCCTTCGCCAAGCTGATCCCCACCTTGCTCAAAGCCTGGGACGAAGCGCCGGCGGACGATCCGCTGAAGGCCAAGCTGGCCGACCAGGTCGCCGCTCTGCGCGCCTGGGACTATCGCTGGGGGGCGGATTCGCCGGCGACCTCGCTGGCGGTGTTTTGGGGCGACGCCCTATGGGCCAACAGCCATGAGGACGCCGAGCGGGAGGATCTGGACGTCTATGACTTCATGGCCAACCGGACCACGGCGGCGCAGAAGCTGAAGGCCCTCGCCGAGGCGTCTGACCGGCTGACCGCCGACTTCGGCTCCTGGAAGACGCCCTGGGGCGAGATCAACCGCTATCAGCGCAACAACGGCGACATCGTGCAGGTGTTCGACGACAAGAAACCCTCGACCCCGGTGCCGTTCACCTCGGCCCAGTGGGGGTCGCTGGCCTCGTTCGGCGCCCACCGCTATCCGGGGACCAAGCGCTACTATGGGACCAAGGGCAACAGCTTCGTCGCCGTGGTCGAGTTCGGGCCCAAGGTCCGCGCCTATGCGGTCACCGCCGGCGGCGAGAGCGGTCATCCGGAGTCGAAGCATTTCGGCGACGAGGCAGTACGCTATGCCGAAGGGAACCTGAGGGAGGTCTATTTCTATCCGGAGCAGCTGAAGGGCCACACGGAGCGGACCTATCAGCCGACCGCGCCGTGAGGGCGGGCGGATAGGCTGGACTCCAGCCTATCCGTATTAAAGCCAAGATTCACCGCCCCTTCCACTGCGGCGCGCGCTTTTGCGAGAAGGCCAGCGGGCCTTCGACGAAGTCCTCGGACTTGAACAGGGCCGAGACCGCCTCATAGCGGATCTGGCCCTTGATGGCGGCTTCCAGGCTGGGTTCGTCCAGGCCCTGCATCACCGCCTGCTTCGAGGCGCGGATCGACATCGGGCTGCATTCGCAGATCAGCTTGGCCCAGCGGCGGGCGGCGTCCATCAGTTCGCCCGGGGCCACGACCTCGTTGACGAAGCCCAGGGCCTCGCCCTCTTTGGCCGAGACCCGGCGGGCGGTCAGGATCATGCCCATGGCGCGCTTCAGCCCGATCTGGCGCGGCAGGCGGTGCAGGCCGCCGGCCAGGGCGGCCAGGCCGACCTTGGGCTCGGGCAGGGCGAAGACCGCGTTCTCCGAGGCGATGATCAGGTCGCAGGCCAGAGCGATCTCGAACCCGCCGCCCATGGCCACGCCGTTAACCGCGGCGATCACAGGCTTCTTCAGGTCGAAGCGCGAGGTCAGGCCCGCAAAGCCCGAAGGCGGCGAGCCCATCTTGCCGCCGCCGGCCTGGTGCTTGAGGTCGTTGCCGGCAGAGAAGGCCCGGTCGCCCGCCCCGGTGACGATCGCCACCCACTGGTCAGGGTCGGCGCCGAAGGCGTCGAACGCCTCGCCAAGCTCGAAATGGGCCGGCGAGTGCAGGGCGTTCATCACGTCCGGGCGGTTCAAGGTGATGATGGTGATCGGCCCTTCGCGATCGACCTTGATGAATTCATAGGCCATGACGTCCTCCTAAAGATCTGATTTCATGAATGGTTGGAAATTCTTACCCGTCACGCGACGCCGCGCAGTTGCTCGCGATAGCGCTTCCAGTTGTGCACGTAGTGCAGGGCCGAGCCGGTCAGGATCGCCGCATGCTGCTCGCTCACCTCGCGGACCACCTTGCCCGGCGCGCCCATCACCACCGAATTGTCGGGGATCTCCTTGTTCTCGGTGATCAGGCAATTGGCGCCGATCAGGCAGTTGCGGCCGATTTTGGCGCCATTGAGAATGATCGAGCCGATCCCGATCAGGCTATTGTCGCCGATGGTGCAACCGTGCAGCATCACCATATGGCCGATGGTCACGTTGGCGCCGATGGTGAGCGGACTGCCGCTGTCGGTGTGCAACACCGACCCGTCCTGAACGTTGCTGTTTTCGCCGACAATGATCGGGTCGTTGTCGCCGCGCAGCGTCGCCCCAAACCAGATACTGGCGTTCTTCTTCAGGATCACCCGCCCCAGCACCACGGCGTTCGGCGCAATCCAGTATTCGTCCGGGTTCGGCAGTTCGGGCGCCACGCCGCCCAAGTCAAAAACATTCATCCGACCACATCCTATATTGCAACCTGGGACTTGATTAACCGTTCATAAAGCCTGTTAGCATTAGCTTCGTGAGGCGATTCGAGTCGGGGTTTTCCAGGCTCGCATCCCCGCCGCGGGATTTCCCGCGGTCTCCTCTGGACGGAGTAAAGGGTGTCGCGTTCTGTGTCCCGGCGGGCCTCGAGCCTGCCCCGCCAGCCAGCCGCAGCAGGGCCGCCAGGCCTGGCGCCCCATCCGTCTCTTTCATTGCCTGCTTCAGCCAAGGGCGGTCCGTTGCGGACGCGCCCTTTTTCTTTGTCTCGACGGAGAGCTCCATGACCAAGCGTCAATTGAAGCGAATGGTGCGTGAAGGTGCGTTCGAAGCCGATCAGTTCGACGATGGCAAGGTGCGCCGTCTGCCGGTCGAACGCGGCTGGACGCCGGCCATGAACGCCTATGGGAGCAGTCATCATGAGGATCGCGAGCAGGGGTATCTGAAGACAATAAAGCCGAAATCGCCCGGGCAGGCGAAGCTGATCGAGGCTATCGACGCCCGGAACCTGATCATGGCCCTAGGTCCCGCAGGGACAGGCAAGACCTATCTGGCGATCGCCAAGGCGGTCGAAGCGCTGGAGGCGGGCAAGGTCGGCCGCATCGTGCTGTCGCGCCCGGCCATCGAGGCCGGCGAGT is a genomic window of Phenylobacterium montanum containing:
- a CDS encoding gamma carbonic anhydrase family protein, which codes for MNVFDLGGVAPELPNPDEYWIAPNAVVLGRVILKKNASIWFGATLRGDNDPIIVGENSNVQDGSVLHTDSGSPLTIGANVTIGHMVMLHGCTIGDNSLIGIGSIILNGAKIGRNCLIGANCLITENKEIPDNSVVMGAPGKVVREVSEQHAAILTGSALHYVHNWKRYREQLRGVA
- a CDS encoding enoyl-CoA hydratase-related protein, whose amino-acid sequence is MAYEFIKVDREGPITIITLNRPDVMNALHSPAHFELGEAFDAFGADPDQWVAIVTGAGDRAFSAGNDLKHQAGGGKMGSPPSGFAGLTSRFDLKKPVIAAVNGVAMGGGFEIALACDLIIASENAVFALPEPKVGLAALAGGLHRLPRQIGLKRAMGMILTARRVSAKEGEALGFVNEVVAPGELMDAARRWAKLICECSPMSIRASKQAVMQGLDEPSLEAAIKGQIRYEAVSALFKSEDFVEGPLAFSQKRAPQWKGR
- a CDS encoding penicillin acylase family protein, translating into MRKILTASILAACLASPALAATPAEQARWKHEAAAVTITRDDWGIAHVRGKTDADAVFGMVYAQAEDDFNRVETNFINAQGRLAEAEGESAVWQDLRMKLFIDPATLKADYAASPAWLKKLMVAWADGLNDYLATHPAVKPRVIRHFEPWMALSFSEGSIGGDIERVDLEKLAAFYGKTQVAAASGPVFYQEPTGSNGIAIAPSNTVDHHALLLINPHTSFFFRSEEQVTSGEGLNVYGASTWGQFFVYQGFNAHAGWMHTSSGIDNVDTFAETIVRKDGKLFYRYGADLKPVTTSKITVPYRTAAGSMASKTFTVYRTQHGPIIRADGDKWIAIALMNTPMKALEQSWLRTKASDYRSYMKVAELKANSSNNTLFADDKGEIAYLHPQFIPVRNDKYDYTHPVDGSNPDTDWKGLHTLDQAPHLLNPPNGWVFNTNNWPYSAAGPDSPKISDYPRYMDTAGENPRGQHATRLLTGKTDFTLEGLMHAAYDSYQPAFAKLIPTLLKAWDEAPADDPLKAKLADQVAALRAWDYRWGADSPATSLAVFWGDALWANSHEDAEREDLDVYDFMANRTTAAQKLKALAEASDRLTADFGSWKTPWGEINRYQRNNGDIVQVFDDKKPSTPVPFTSAQWGSLASFGAHRYPGTKRYYGTKGNSFVAVVEFGPKVRAYAVTAGGESGHPESKHFGDEAVRYAEGNLREVYFYPEQLKGHTERTYQPTAP
- a CDS encoding universal stress protein is translated as MDLKDLILFLEAGAPCEARIGLAVGLAEQFGASLTTLLAPLEPPVAIPDGFAIGPLGVSEVLERREAEAAQAMTLVRDALDAALSGRDIRHAELETLAGETPQGLGQRARCHDLAILRRPQAHDLAGHALAEAVALASGAPCLLVPDAPAPRVPFSRIMIGWNGSREAKRALQDALPLLQRASFVRLLAVGGESGTLPDRASREDITKLLALHGVAAGFERIDARGEDAGAAMLGACAALKADLLIMGAYGHSRTKELVLGGATRTVLAKASLPVLLSH